Within Saccharomonospora cyanea NA-134, the genomic segment TCGTCATCCACTGCGGACGGTGGGGGCGCTGCTGGACGCCAAGTGGGTGCACCCCAACCGGTCGGCACGCGCCCACCTCACCTGGATGGCGAAGTCGAACCGCATCCCGCGCGGCAGGGTCGACGAGGTGCTGGAAGCCGTCGGTCTCACCTCGGTGGCCGACCGCCGCGCGGGCGGGTTCTCGCTCGGCATGTCGCAGCGGCTCGGCATCGCCACCGCGTTGCTGGGTGACCCCGAAGTGCTGCTGTTCGACGAACCGGTGAACGGTCTGGACCCGGAGGGCATCCTCTGGATCCGCCGGTTCATGCAGCGCCTCGCCGGAGAGGGCCGCACCGTCTTCGTGTCCAGCCACCTGCTGTCGGAGATGGCACTGACCGCGTCCGAACTGGTGGTCGTGGGCAAGGGCAAACTCATCGCGCAGACCAGCACCGAGGAGTTCGTCTCGCGGGCGTCCGGCTCGGCCGTGAAGGTACGGAGCCCGCAACTCGACGTGCTCGACAAGGTTCTGCGCGCCCAGGGTGCCCACCTCACCGAGGCGGAAGGCGGCCTGCTCGTGTCCGGAGTGGACATCGAACGCATCGGCGAGATCGCGTGCGAGAACAACGTGGTGCTGCACGAGTTGACCCCGCAGCGCGGCTCGCTCGAACAGGCGTTCATGCGCATCACCGGCGACGCGGTCGAGTACCACGCCGACACGGGAGCGGACACGGCGGCCGAGGACGCCCACCAGCTCACCACCACTGCCCACTGACCGGCCAACTGACGAGGCAAGGACGATGACACTGCTCGCGGTCGAACGCATCAAACTGCTCTCCACCCGGTCGCCGTGGTGGTGCGCGGTGGCCAGCATCGTGCTGGCAGGCTCCTTCACGGCACTCGTGGTGGGCAGCGCCACGGACGAATTCCCCGCCACCGTGGCCGTCACGCAGTACGGCTACCAGTTCGGACTGGCCGTGATCATGGTGCTCGGTGCGCTGTCGGTGACCACCGAGTACCGCTTCAACACCATCCGCACGACGTTCCAGGCGGTGCCCAACCGCACGGCGGTCCTGGTGGCCAAGGCCGTCGTGGTGGCGTTGCTCGCGCTGCTGATCGGGGAACTCACCGCGTTCTCGTCGTGGGGTCTCTCACTGGTGCTCGCGCCGGAGGCCGACCTGGCGCTCGACAGCACCGCCGACATCGTCAACGTCGCGGGCGTGGGCGTCGTGTTCGCGGTCGCCGCGGTGATCGCCGTGGCCGTCGGGCTGCTGGTGCGGCACAGCGCGGGAGCGATCTCGTTGCTGATGATCTACACGCTGGCCGCCGAGAGCATGGTCCAACTCATTCCCGAGATCGGTGACGACGTCTACAAGTGGCTGCCGTTCAACACGGCGCAAAAGTTCCTGACCGGCGACGGCGAGTCGAGCGGTGGAGCGGCTGCCATGGGAATGCCGTTGTCGACTTCGCCGCTCAGCCCGGGATGGGCGCTGGCGTACTTCGCGGGTTTCGCCGTGGTGCTGTTGTTCGTGGCGATCGTGACCACCAACAAACGGGACGCCTGAAACCGGAACCGGAATGAAAGGTGGTGGGTGCGAAGCGGGGGTTCGCACCCACCACCTTTTTCGCGCACCGAACGGGTTAATCGCTGGTAAAATGACTGTGAGCGCACCCACTCCATGCGGCTGCGGCAGGTGATGACACGCCATAGTGGGTACCTCGGCGTCAGGAACAGCCCGGAGGTGCCCCTTGACGGCGACACGATTTCCTCACCTCGAACCGATGGCGGAACTCGAATGGGCGGAGGCCATCGAACAGGGTTTTCATCACCCGACGGCGGTGGCTCCGAACGAATGGCGCAATGCGTGGATTCATCGCGCTCCGGAAGTGGACGTACTGAGGCTGTACCGGATGATGCGCGCGCGTTCCCGCCCCGTTCCCTCGCCGTGGTGGCTGCGAGCCGTGGCGCTGGGGCGACTTCGCTGCCGGGCCGACGGTTTCCGGATCGAGGACCGCGTTCACACGTTCCTGTCGAAACGGCCGGGCTGGGAATACGTGCCGTGGGGACTCGACGGGGAATCCGGTTATTGGGAGTTCCTGCCGTCCGAGCGTGCCGTTTCGGGACATCGTTTTCCCACCACCGTTTCACCGACCGACCGGCACGACGGCTGGATCGACGTCCTGCCCGCCCACCTCGGCCTGCCCCCGGAACCGGTGGCGGTGGCTGGGGTCTCCGGGCTTCGGGCTTCGGTGGGAGAACTCGAGGCGCTGCGCTGAGAGCCGCACCGCACGGCTATCGTGCGGCTCGTGGGAAGCGAGCACCAGCCGAGACTGCGCAGCGTCGTCAGCTACGTCAAGCGCGGCGGACGAATGACGGTCGGCCAACAGCGGGCGTGGGAGCGCCTGTGGCCGTCGTGGGGCCGGGCGGTGGCCGACCTTCCGGACGGTCCGATCGACTTCACCGAGTGGTTCGGCAGGCAGGCGCCCGTGGTGTTGGAGATCGGCTCCGGCATGGGCGAGGCGACCTCGCAGTTGGCGGCCGCGGCCCCGGAGACGAACTACGTCGCCGTGGAGGTGTACGAAGCCGGGCTCGGCCAGCTCATGCTGAGGGCCGAACAGCTCGGGGTCGAGAACCTGCGCCTGTTCCACGGGGACGCCGTCGTGTTGCTCACCGAGCACGTGGCCCCGGAGTCGCTGTCCGGGGTGCGGATCTTCTACCCGGACCCCTGGCCGAAGAAACGACACCACAAGCGCAGGCTGGTCCAGCCGGGGTTCGTGAGGCTGGTGACATCGCGGATGGCCCCGGGCGCGACCCTGCACCTGGCCACCGACTGGGAGAACTACGCCGAACAGATGTTGGAGGTCTGCTCGGCGGAGCCGACGTTGCGTAACCGCTACGACGGCTGGGCGCCGCGCCCGGACTTCCGCCCGGTGACGAAGTTCGAGCAGCGGGCCCGCTCCGAGGGCCGCGAGAGTCGCGACCTGATCTTCGAGAAGTTGCCCGAAACGCCGTGAAGGCCACCTGAGGTACAGGCGGCCTTCACGGCGCGGCGGACCTAGTCGTCCGAGAGCGGTTCGCCGCTCACCCGTTTCAGCGCGGGTGTGCACACCGACGCGGCGATCAGCGCCGTGCCGATACCGAGCACCACGGGTGCCAGCGCCCACGGCGTGACCACGGGCGTCGACGCCGTGAACAACCAGGCCAGGCCCCCACCGACCACGACACCCGTCACACCCGCACCGATCGTCGCCACGAGCGCGGGCATGGCGGCCTCCGTCCGCAACGCCCTGCCCAGCACGCGCACGGGGGTCCCCGCCGCCATGAGGGCCCCGAAGGTACGGCGCCGGTCCATCACCGAACCCGCGGTGGTGATGGCCGCACTGCATCCGCTCAGCAGCGCGGCGGCGATGAGTCCGATCACGGTGACGCGGCGCAGGTCGTCCAGCTGCGCCTGCTGTGAGGCGAGCAGGTCGGGGACGCTCTGGACCTCGAGCCCGTTCCCGGCGCGGCCTAGCGCCGTCCGGACGACGTCGGCGGTCTCGGAAGTGGCGGCTACCGCGACGATCGCCTGCGTGGGCTCCATGCCGGACGGCAACACCGCGGGGTCGATCAGCGGCGGCATCGTGGAACCGTCGGTGTCGGCGCGGATCTCGTAGGCCGGTGTTCCCTCCGCGAGGGGGGTTCCGGGTTCCCCGAAATTGGCCACGGTCGCGTCTTCCACGGGTTCCGACATCCCCGTGACGTAGACGCCCGGCTCCGCGTCGCAGGCATCGCCCGGGTCGACGCGCAGCAGTCGCCGCGCGCTCTCGCACTCGACGACGTAGGCCTCCTGTGACCGGCCGTCTAGTGCGAGCTCGACGACGGAGATCTGTTCCGCGCGCTCTTCGATCCCGTACCGGGCGAGCGCGGCGTTCGTGCGCTCGGCGACCGAGGCGGCGTCGTCGTACGCGTTCACGTACAGCGCCGAGTCGCGGAACGGGGACGACGATCCGGCGAGTGTCTCGATCGACGGCAACACCGTCAGCGCCATCGAGCCGGTGAACACCGCCAGCACCACACCGGCGGACGCCCGGTAGGCCCCCTTCGGGTCGTGCCGCAGCCTGCGGCCCGCCAGCAGCATCGACGGCCTGCGCCAGGCACGGGAGAACACGGACCCGATCGCCGCCGTCACGAACGGCCCGATGAGCATCGACGATGCGATGATCAGCGCCAGCGCGCCGACCAACAGCAGGACCCCGAGTGCGTCGGAGATGTTCCGGAGGAGGACGAAGAACACCACCGCGGCAACGGGCAGCGACAGCAGCCGCACCCAGTGCGGTCGGCGGGGACGCTCGCTGCGGGCCGCGCCCAGCGGGGTCCGCACCACCCGCCAGAGGCCGACGACGGCGGCCAGCAGCACCAACAGCGGGATCGTCACGACCACGGCGAGGGTCAGAACGGGCGAGGTGACGAAGTCGCTCGCCTGCCAGGTGCCCCCCTCCCACGGCACGTGGGACGCCGCCCACCGAGCCAGCGGACTCACGGCCCAGCCCAGCAGGGCACCTCCGACCGCGGCGATCGCGTTCTCACCCGCGACCATGCCCACCACCTGACGCGGTGTCGCACCCGCCAGTCGCAACGCCGCGAGGCGCTGTTCCCGGCGGGACGCGGTGAGCCGTGCGGCGGAGGCCACCAGCACGAGACTCGGCACCAGCAGCACGACCACGCCCACGCCCGCGAGGAGGTCCAGGGTCGGGTCCCAGGCGTCCCCCGCCTCGGCGAAGCCGCCGACCTGCATGGCCATGCTCCCCAGCTCGTCCTCGGTGTGTCCCACGAGCACGGCGAGCTGGTCGGGATGGGTCAACGCCTCGGCACCGAGCAGTCCGACGACCTCGCCCGGATAACGCTCGGCGAGCACCGAGGCGGGCAGTCCGGCGCTGAGCTCACGCAGCGCGGGTGACATGAGGACCTCTCCGGGCGCGGGGAAACGCTCGATGCCGGGCGGCAACGCGATCTCCGACGCGTCGCCGTGCGCGGCGACGTCGACCCGGGTGATCGTGCGGTCGTCGTAGGAGTCCTCACTGATGGTCAGCGACATCACGGCCTCGCCGGCTTCCCCCACGAAGTCGGCGGCGGACGGCTCCTGCCACGCGGCCCGGTCGACGCGGGCCTGCGCGGCGCCCGGCAGTGACACGAGGACGAGCATCAGCCCGGTGGCGACCGCGACTCCCACCCCCATGAGGATCGCCGACGTCCTCGTGCGCCGATCACGGCGCAACACGCGCAGGGCGATGCGGAACGCGATCACAACTGCACCCTGCCGTCGCGCATGGACACCATCCGCGGCATCGACTCGGCGAGGTCGCGGTCATGGGTGACCACCACGACCGCCGCGCCGGTCTCGGAGGCCGCGTCGAGCAGTGCCCGCATGGTCTCCGCCCCGGTGCGGCTGTCGAGCGCGCCGGTCGGTTCGTCCGCGAAGATCACGCTCGGCCGGTGTCCGAGCGCCCTCGCGATGGCCACGCGCTGCGCCTCACCCCCGGACAACTGCCCCGGCAACCGCTGTTCCTTGCCGCCCAGCCCGAGCTTGCCGAGCCACTCCTGTGCCGTGGCCATCGCCGACGCCCGCGACGCACCGCCGAGCAGCAGCGGCAGTGCCGCGTTCTCGGCAGCGGTCAGCTCGGCCACGAGCATGCCGGACTGGAAGACGAACCCGAACTCCCTGCGACGCAGTTCGCTGCGCGGGCCCTCGCCGAGCTGGTCGATGCGACGTCCCGCGAGGAGCACCTCACCGGTGTCGGCGGGCAGGATGCCGGCGAGCACGTGCAGCAACGTGCTCTTGCCCGACCCCGACGGCCCGACGATCGCCACGGCGTCTCCCACGCCGATCTCGATGCTCACCCCGTCGAGGGCACGCTGATCGCCGTAGGTCTTGGTCAGTCCCCGCCCGACGAGGACGGGTCCGGCCCCGGGACCGGCCGGTCCACCGGGCACCTGGATCTGTGTGTCCGAACGCATGCCTGGAAGCCTCCCGCCGAGCGGGGTCTCTCCACCTCGGACGGACGGGTGGAAGCGGGTCCGTACGCCTCGGCCGATCGACCGAGGTGAAGATGGCCGGATGGCCGCGCTGGGCACGCCCTCGGCTGCTCTACCGTCGAGGCGTGCCCACTCGGTCAGCCCGCGAACTCACCGCGCTCGCCTCGAAACGGCTCGGCCTTCCCGGGATCGTGCTGTTCGCCGCCGTGCTGTGCGATCTGGTGATCATCGCCGCGTCCGCTTTCGACTCCGTCGGCCCTCTCGGCCAGGACCTGTGGCTGTTTCCGGGCATCGTGGCGCTTTCGGCATGCGCCGTGTGGGCCCACCGCAGACCGTTGCCCGCGGGGTTCACCGGCGCCGCCGTGTTGTTGCTCTCCAGCGCTCTGATCTCGACCACCGGCACCGTCTCGTACACGGCTTTGCTGGAGGACATCACGTTCGCCGAGACCGTCGCGGGTGTGGAGCTCGTGTACTACGCCGTGCTGACGCTCTCCCCGCTCGCGGCGACGGCCGTCACCGCCGCGCTCGTGCTCGCCACCACCATGGCCGCGGTGGTGCGGGCCCATCTGTGGATCTACGACGGTCAGCTCGCGGCGACGATCTTCGCCGGGTTCGTCCTGCTCCTGCTGACCGTGTTGGCGGGCACCTACCAGCGCAGGCCTCGGCGGCGGCGCCGGGAACGCAGCACCTTCACGGCACTGATGCGGCAGCAGTGGCCCCTGGTCAGCGTGCTCGCGACCGTCCTGTTCCTGGAGACGTTCTACGCCGCGTCGGCGCACGGCTTCGGGGTCTTCGTGCTGCTGTGTTCCTTCGGCACGGCCGTGGTCGCGCTGCTGGCCTCTCGCATCCCGGCGTGGGCGGCGGCGTACTACAGCGCGCTCGTGATCATCGCGGGCAGCGTCCTCTGGTTCACCGGCGCGAGCCACACCTACGCCGAGCTCTACGGCATGCCCTTCAGCCAGATCGTCAGCGGCATGGCCGTGGTCGTGTTGGTCGTGCGCCACGAGACACCCACCCGGGCGGCAGGTCTCATCGCGCTCCAGTCCGTGGCCGTCGCCCTGGTCACGAGCGCGAACACGCCCAACTTCCAGGGCCTGCGGGTGATGTTCGTGGCGGCCCTGTTGCTGCTGGGGATCTGCGTGGCCCTCGGGATGTTCCTCCGCGCCCGCGACTCCGAACGCGCGCAGGTCGTCGCCACCGCCGTGAGCGACGCCCAGACCGCCGAGCGGATGGCCCTGGCCCGCGAGCTGCACGACGTCGTGGCTCACCACGTCACGGGAATCGTGGTGCAGGCCCAGGCGGCGAGGATGCTCGCCGAGCGGAACCCGGCCGTGGTCGTCGACGCGCTGGGCCAGATCGAGCGGGCGGGAACCGACGCGATGACGGCCATGCGCAGGCTGGTGCGCAGCATGCGCGGTGACGCGCCCGCGGGTGCCAGCGAGTTCAGCGAGCAGGCCACCACGAATCTCGCCGCGGACCTGCGTCGACTTGTCGACACCGGAAACCACGGTGTCCCGACCCAACTCACCGTGGACGTGCCCGACGACCTCCCACCCGAGGTGGCACGGTCGGCGTTGCGGCTGGTGCAGGAGTCGCTGACCAACGTCGGCAAACACGCCAGGGGGGCGAGCAGGGCGGTCGTCACCGTCGGCACGGTGGGCGCAGAACTCCGCATCCGGATCACCGACGACGGCACCGGCAACGCGGAGCAGACCCGAGCGACACGGCCGTCCGAGGACTCCGGATACGGTTTGGTCGGCATGCGGGAACGAGTCGACCTCCTGCGCGGCCGGTTGTCGGCGGGGCCGTCACCGGAGGGCGGCTGGCTCGTCGAGGCTGTGCTCCCACTGATCCCACCCACGGGCGAGGCAGGCAGGAAGGACGGCGAGTGATCCGGGTACTGATCGCCGACGACCAGGACATGGTGCGCGCGGGTTTTCGGATGATTCTCGGTGCGCAGGACGACATCGAGGTGGTCGCCGACGTCAGCGACGGGGTGGAGGCCGTGCGGCAGGCTCGGGAACTGCGCCCCGACGTCTGCCTGCTCGACATCCGTATGCCGGGACTCGACGGTCTGGAGGTGACCCGGCAGCTCGCGGGGCCCGACGTGGCCGACCCGCTCAAGGTCGTGGTCGTCACCACGTTCGACCTCGACGAGTACGTGCACGCGGCGTTGCAGGGCGGCGCTTCCGGGTTCCTGCTGAAGGACGCCGGGCCCGCGTTGCTGATCGAGGCCGTGCGCGCGGCCGCCCGTGGTGACGCGCTCGTGTCGCCGCAGGTCACGGTGCGCCTGTTGAGGCACTTCGGCACCAACCGGGTGACGGACCGGCCCACACCCGCAGTGGAGCTGACACCACGGGAGCTCGACGTCGTGCGGGCGGCCGCGCGGGGACTGACCAACGGTGAGATCGGCGCCGAGCTGTACCTGTCGCTGTCCACCGTGAAGACCCATCTCGCCTCGGTGCAGAACAAGCTCGGGGTGCGCAACCGTGTGGAGATCGCGGCGTGGGCGTGGCGAAACGGGATCATGGACGGCGCGTAGTCCCCTACGATCGGCGCATGGCCTTCCGACTCCACGCCGCCGTCGTACTGCCCGCCGATCCCACGTGCTCCGTCGTGCGGGACGGAGTCGTCGACGTCGACGACTCCGGAAGGATCTCCTACTGCGGCCCCGCCGAGACGGCACCGACCGGCTCGCGGGCTCCCTCCGAGACCCGCCGCCTGAACGGCATCCTGCTGCCCGGGCTCGTCAACACCCACGCGCACAGCCCCATGGTGCTGCTGCGCGGCATGGGTGGTGATCTCCCGTTGCTTCGCTGGCTGCGCGAGGTGATCTGGCCCGCGGAGGCGAAGCTGCGGCCCGGCGACGTGCGGGCGGGCATGACGCTCGGGTCGGTGGAGATGCTGAGCCGGGGAGTGACCACGAGCGCGGAGATGTACTTCCACGCCGAGGAGATGGCGGCCGCCGTGCTGGCCACCGGTGCGCGTGTCGTGCTGGGAGCGCCGATCATCGAGCTGCCCGGGCTGCGGTGGCAGGCGATGCTGGCCGAGACCGAACGCTGGATCGACGCCGACGGCCTGCGGTTCGGCGACGGCGACCGTGTCGAGCTCACCTACGCCCCGCACTCGGCCTACATGCTGCCCGTCGAGGCGTTGGAGGCGGTCGCCTCCTCGGCCGACGAACGAGGGGCGCTCGTGCAGATCCAC encodes:
- a CDS encoding ABC transporter ATP-binding protein, with product MIEAQGLTKRYGKTLAVDDLSFSVSPGKVTGFLGPNGAGKSTTMRMILGLDEPTSGQVRIAGKRYRELRHPLRTVGALLDAKWVHPNRSARAHLTWMAKSNRIPRGRVDEVLEAVGLTSVADRRAGGFSLGMSQRLGIATALLGDPEVLLFDEPVNGLDPEGILWIRRFMQRLAGEGRTVFVSSHLLSEMALTASELVVVGKGKLIAQTSTEEFVSRASGSAVKVRSPQLDVLDKVLRAQGAHLTEAEGGLLVSGVDIERIGEIACENNVVLHELTPQRGSLEQAFMRITGDAVEYHADTGADTAAEDAHQLTTTAH
- a CDS encoding ABC transporter permease — protein: MTLLAVERIKLLSTRSPWWCAVASIVLAGSFTALVVGSATDEFPATVAVTQYGYQFGLAVIMVLGALSVTTEYRFNTIRTTFQAVPNRTAVLVAKAVVVALLALLIGELTAFSSWGLSLVLAPEADLALDSTADIVNVAGVGVVFAVAAVIAVAVGLLVRHSAGAISLLMIYTLAAESMVQLIPEIGDDVYKWLPFNTAQKFLTGDGESSGGAAAMGMPLSTSPLSPGWALAYFAGFAVVLLFVAIVTTNKRDA
- the trmB gene encoding tRNA (guanosine(46)-N7)-methyltransferase TrmB, whose amino-acid sequence is MGSEHQPRLRSVVSYVKRGGRMTVGQQRAWERLWPSWGRAVADLPDGPIDFTEWFGRQAPVVLEIGSGMGEATSQLAAAAPETNYVAVEVYEAGLGQLMLRAEQLGVENLRLFHGDAVVLLTEHVAPESLSGVRIFYPDPWPKKRHHKRRLVQPGFVRLVTSRMAPGATLHLATDWENYAEQMLEVCSAEPTLRNRYDGWAPRPDFRPVTKFEQRARSEGRESRDLIFEKLPETP
- a CDS encoding FtsX-like permease family protein; this translates as MIAFRIALRVLRRDRRTRTSAILMGVGVAVATGLMLVLVSLPGAAQARVDRAAWQEPSAADFVGEAGEAVMSLTISEDSYDDRTITRVDVAAHGDASEIALPPGIERFPAPGEVLMSPALRELSAGLPASVLAERYPGEVVGLLGAEALTHPDQLAVLVGHTEDELGSMAMQVGGFAEAGDAWDPTLDLLAGVGVVVLLVPSLVLVASAARLTASRREQRLAALRLAGATPRQVVGMVAGENAIAAVGGALLGWAVSPLARWAASHVPWEGGTWQASDFVTSPVLTLAVVVTIPLLVLLAAVVGLWRVVRTPLGAARSERPRRPHWVRLLSLPVAAVVFFVLLRNISDALGVLLLVGALALIIASSMLIGPFVTAAIGSVFSRAWRRPSMLLAGRRLRHDPKGAYRASAGVVLAVFTGSMALTVLPSIETLAGSSSPFRDSALYVNAYDDAASVAERTNAALARYGIEERAEQISVVELALDGRSQEAYVVECESARRLLRVDPGDACDAEPGVYVTGMSEPVEDATVANFGEPGTPLAEGTPAYEIRADTDGSTMPPLIDPAVLPSGMEPTQAIVAVAATSETADVVRTALGRAGNGLEVQSVPDLLASQQAQLDDLRRVTVIGLIAAALLSGCSAAITTAGSVMDRRRTFGALMAAGTPVRVLGRALRTEAAMPALVATIGAGVTGVVVGGGLAWLFTASTPVVTPWALAPVVLGIGTALIAASVCTPALKRVSGEPLSDD
- a CDS encoding ABC transporter ATP-binding protein; protein product: MRSDTQIQVPGGPAGPGAGPVLVGRGLTKTYGDQRALDGVSIEIGVGDAVAIVGPSGSGKSTLLHVLAGILPADTGEVLLAGRRIDQLGEGPRSELRRREFGFVFQSGMLVAELTAAENAALPLLLGGASRASAMATAQEWLGKLGLGGKEQRLPGQLSGGEAQRVAIARALGHRPSVIFADEPTGALDSRTGAETMRALLDAASETGAAVVVVTHDRDLAESMPRMVSMRDGRVQL
- a CDS encoding sensor histidine kinase is translated as MAGWPRWARPRLLYRRGVPTRSARELTALASKRLGLPGIVLFAAVLCDLVIIAASAFDSVGPLGQDLWLFPGIVALSACAVWAHRRPLPAGFTGAAVLLLSSALISTTGTVSYTALLEDITFAETVAGVELVYYAVLTLSPLAATAVTAALVLATTMAAVVRAHLWIYDGQLAATIFAGFVLLLLTVLAGTYQRRPRRRRRERSTFTALMRQQWPLVSVLATVLFLETFYAASAHGFGVFVLLCSFGTAVVALLASRIPAWAAAYYSALVIIAGSVLWFTGASHTYAELYGMPFSQIVSGMAVVVLVVRHETPTRAAGLIALQSVAVALVTSANTPNFQGLRVMFVAALLLLGICVALGMFLRARDSERAQVVATAVSDAQTAERMALARELHDVVAHHVTGIVVQAQAARMLAERNPAVVVDALGQIERAGTDAMTAMRRLVRSMRGDAPAGASEFSEQATTNLAADLRRLVDTGNHGVPTQLTVDVPDDLPPEVARSALRLVQESLTNVGKHARGASRAVVTVGTVGAELRIRITDDGTGNAEQTRATRPSEDSGYGLVGMRERVDLLRGRLSAGPSPEGGWLVEAVLPLIPPTGEAGRKDGE
- a CDS encoding response regulator, which encodes MIRVLIADDQDMVRAGFRMILGAQDDIEVVADVSDGVEAVRQARELRPDVCLLDIRMPGLDGLEVTRQLAGPDVADPLKVVVVTTFDLDEYVHAALQGGASGFLLKDAGPALLIEAVRAAARGDALVSPQVTVRLLRHFGTNRVTDRPTPAVELTPRELDVVRAAARGLTNGEIGAELYLSLSTVKTHLASVQNKLGVRNRVEIAAWAWRNGIMDGA